A genomic region of Caulobacter sp. NIBR2454 contains the following coding sequences:
- a CDS encoding ABC transporter substrate-binding protein, whose amino-acid sequence MKLLGMVAAAVAALALAACSPGDKGETKDGRTTIRFATDWKAQAEQGGFYQAMATGEYARRGLDVTIMQGGPGVNVPQLIASGAVELGMGSNSFIVLNLAQEKVPVKAVSAFMQKDPQVLIAHPDQGLNSLADLKGRPILLSDASTTAFWVWLRAKYGYTDEQVRKYTFNAAPFLADKRVVQQGYLTSEPYTIEKTAGLKPQVFLLADEGFPGYAAMVLASDSLIAKNPDAVRAFNEASAAGWRSYLFGDPAAGDALIIKDNPEMTPDILEQARAKMRAYAIVGEPIGAMTDERWKAFFEVAASQGVYAKDLDYKAAYSLQLLPATK is encoded by the coding sequence ATGAAGCTGCTTGGAATGGTCGCGGCCGCTGTCGCCGCCCTCGCGCTCGCCGCCTGTTCGCCGGGTGACAAGGGTGAAACCAAGGATGGCCGCACCACCATCCGTTTCGCCACCGACTGGAAGGCCCAGGCCGAACAGGGCGGGTTCTATCAGGCCATGGCTACCGGCGAGTACGCCAGGCGCGGGCTGGACGTGACCATCATGCAGGGCGGTCCCGGGGTGAACGTGCCGCAGCTGATCGCATCCGGCGCGGTGGAGCTGGGCATGGGCTCCAACAGCTTCATCGTCCTGAACCTGGCGCAGGAGAAGGTGCCGGTCAAAGCCGTCTCGGCCTTCATGCAGAAGGACCCGCAGGTGCTGATCGCCCACCCTGACCAGGGGTTGAACAGCCTGGCGGACCTGAAGGGGCGGCCGATCCTGCTGTCGGACGCCTCGACCACCGCCTTCTGGGTCTGGCTGCGCGCCAAGTACGGCTACACCGACGAGCAGGTGCGCAAGTACACCTTCAACGCCGCCCCGTTCCTGGCCGACAAGCGGGTGGTGCAGCAGGGCTATCTGACCAGCGAGCCCTATACGATCGAGAAGACCGCCGGCCTGAAGCCGCAGGTGTTCCTGCTGGCGGACGAGGGCTTTCCCGGCTACGCGGCCATGGTGCTCGCCTCCGACAGCCTGATCGCCAAGAACCCCGACGCGGTGCGCGCCTTCAACGAGGCGTCGGCCGCGGGCTGGCGCTCGTACCTGTTCGGCGACCCGGCGGCGGGCGATGCGCTGATCATCAAGGACAACCCGGAAATGACCCCCGACATCCTGGAGCAGGCCCGCGCCAAGATGCGGGCCTACGCCATCGTGGGCGAGCCCATCGGCGCCATGACCGACGAACGCTGGAAGGCCTTCTTCGAAGTGGCCGCGAGCCAGGGCGTGTACGCCAAGGACCTGGACTACAAGGCGGCGTATTCCCTGCAACTGCTGCCGGCGACGAAGTGA
- a CDS encoding ABC transporter ATP-binding protein — protein sequence MIASLHSAEVDYPNRGRALGPIDLDIAPGERVALVGPSGCGKSTALRLLAGLEAPTRGSVRRAADRGETAVVFQAPTLAPWLDAAANVALPLELSGTHRGAARAAAIEALARVGLKDAANAKPCQLSGGMAMRVSLARALVVRPRLLLLDEPFAALDEITRRALADDVLALQDEFKPAMVFVTHSVEEAVYMAERVVVLSGAPGRMVGETRLAGAWPHPPGWRACPEFRHAVECISDQLAAGMGAAA from the coding sequence ATGATCGCTTCCCTCCATTCCGCCGAGGTCGACTACCCCAACCGGGGGCGTGCCCTTGGCCCTATCGATCTCGACATCGCGCCCGGGGAGCGGGTGGCGCTGGTGGGGCCTTCGGGGTGTGGGAAGTCGACGGCTTTGCGGCTGCTGGCTGGGCTGGAGGCGCCGACGCGGGGGAGCGTGAGGCGCGCGGCGGACCGGGGCGAGACGGCGGTGGTGTTCCAGGCCCCGACCCTGGCCCCGTGGCTGGATGCGGCGGCCAATGTCGCCCTGCCGCTGGAATTGTCCGGGACGCACCGCGGCGCGGCGCGCGCGGCGGCGATCGAGGCCCTGGCCCGGGTCGGCTTGAAGGACGCGGCGAACGCCAAGCCCTGCCAGCTGTCGGGCGGCATGGCCATGCGGGTGTCGCTGGCGCGGGCGCTGGTGGTGCGCCCTCGCCTGCTTTTGCTGGATGAGCCGTTCGCGGCCCTCGACGAGATCACCCGCCGCGCCCTGGCCGATGACGTGCTGGCGCTGCAGGACGAGTTCAAGCCGGCCATGGTCTTCGTCACCCACAGCGTCGAGGAGGCCGTGTACATGGCCGAGCGCGTGGTGGTGCTGAGCGGCGCGCCCGGCCGCATGGTGGGCGAGACGCGCCTGGCCGGCGCCTGGCCGCATCCGCCCGGCTGGCGCGCCTGTCCCGAGTTTCGCCACGCGGTGGAGTGCATTTCCGATCAACTGGCGGCGGGCATGGGAGCGGCCGCATGA
- a CDS encoding ABC transporter permease, whose amino-acid sequence MNAARALAPVILAVLLLAGWEAACRIMAIPAYFLPPPSAVLTALVTDGRSLLASAWATLSMALIALAIAALIAWSLALVTALSRTVERAVTPLAVLLQVTPVVAIAPLVVIWAGVEHPQRAVTALAVVVAFFPIFSGALTGLKSADPDLGRLFALYGASPLQTLLRLRLPSAVPFLLEGLKVAAGLSLIGAVVAEFVAGSGGSQGLAWRILEAGNRLQTAKMFAAVALLGLMGAGLHALLQVVEKKALIWWRGR is encoded by the coding sequence ATGAACGCCGCCCGCGCGCTGGCGCCCGTGATCCTGGCCGTCCTGCTGCTGGCGGGATGGGAGGCGGCGTGCCGGATCATGGCGATCCCGGCCTATTTCCTGCCGCCGCCGTCGGCGGTGCTGACGGCGCTGGTCACGGACGGGCGCAGCCTGCTGGCGTCGGCCTGGGCCACCCTGTCCATGGCGCTGATCGCCCTGGCCATCGCCGCCCTGATCGCCTGGAGCCTGGCCCTGGTCACGGCCCTGAGCCGCACGGTGGAGCGGGCGGTCACGCCGCTGGCGGTGCTGTTGCAGGTGACCCCGGTGGTGGCCATCGCCCCGCTGGTGGTGATCTGGGCGGGGGTGGAGCATCCCCAGCGGGCGGTCACGGCCCTGGCGGTGGTGGTGGCGTTCTTCCCTATCTTTTCCGGGGCGCTGACGGGGTTGAAGTCGGCCGACCCCGATCTGGGCCGGCTGTTCGCGCTGTATGGCGCGAGCCCCTTGCAGACCCTGCTGCGCCTGCGTCTGCCGTCGGCGGTCCCATTCCTGCTGGAAGGGCTGAAGGTCGCCGCCGGCCTGTCGCTGATCGGGGCGGTGGTGGCCGAATTCGTGGCCGGGTCCGGCGGGTCGCAAGGCCTGGCCTGGCGCATACTGGAGGCCGGCAACAGGCTGCAGACCGCCAAGATGTTCGCCGCCGTCGCCCTGCTGGGCCTGATGGGCGCGGGTCTGCACGCGCTTTTGCAGGTGGTGGAGAAGAAAGCGCTGATCTGGTGGCGCGGCCGTTAG
- a CDS encoding DUF2336 domain-containing protein — protein sequence MAQSSRLSELINLAYEPSSERRRDLLRSLTDLFFCYDSHGAAELDLFDDVMTQLSGEMEQAVRVELAGRMADAASAPLGLVRGLAADEFAVAEPILARSNALTEDDLLQVARTQGQDHLRAISSRQSGVTMAVSDAIVERADDQTLGVLVRNEAAELSRGAHETVVDRANANPELHEAVVFRKSLPIDLLNEMYFVVEARLRDQIMERNAQLDPAALEAALSAGRKHVAASDGALPADHARAEREVRRLIIDGALDAPVLAAMLRNRETTKFLVALAELADIDFHTARRILERRELDALAIVCKAAKFDRTLFLTFAVLILGPEADAMARAKEYGDLYTQLPHDAAMRTLRFWRIRRQTGDVQAA from the coding sequence ATGGCCCAGTCGTCCCGTCTCAGCGAACTGATCAACCTGGCCTACGAGCCCTCAAGCGAGCGCCGGCGCGACCTGCTGCGCAGCCTGACGGACCTGTTCTTCTGCTACGATAGCCACGGCGCGGCCGAGCTGGACCTGTTCGACGACGTCATGACCCAGCTGTCGGGCGAGATGGAGCAGGCGGTCCGCGTGGAGCTGGCCGGCCGCATGGCCGACGCCGCCAGCGCGCCCCTGGGCCTGGTTCGCGGCCTGGCCGCCGATGAATTCGCCGTGGCCGAGCCTATCCTGGCGCGCAGCAACGCCCTGACCGAGGACGACCTGCTGCAGGTGGCCCGCACCCAGGGCCAGGATCACCTGCGGGCCATCTCGTCGCGCCAGAGCGGCGTGACCATGGCCGTGTCAGACGCCATCGTGGAGCGCGCCGACGACCAGACGCTGGGCGTGCTGGTCCGCAACGAGGCGGCCGAACTGTCGCGCGGCGCGCATGAGACGGTGGTCGACCGCGCCAACGCCAATCCGGAGCTCCACGAGGCCGTGGTGTTCCGCAAGAGCCTGCCCATCGATCTGCTGAACGAAATGTACTTCGTGGTCGAGGCCCGCCTGCGCGACCAGATCATGGAGCGCAACGCCCAGCTCGACCCCGCCGCCCTGGAAGCGGCCCTGAGCGCCGGCCGCAAGCACGTGGCCGCCAGCGACGGCGCCCTGCCCGCCGACCACGCCCGCGCCGAGCGCGAGGTCCGCCGCCTGATCATCGACGGCGCCCTGGACGCCCCGGTGCTGGCGGCCATGCTGCGCAACCGCGAGACCACCAAGTTCCTGGTCGCCCTGGCGGAACTGGCCGACATCGACTTCCACACCGCGCGCCGCATCCTGGAGCGGCGGGAGCTGGACGCCCTGGCCATCGTCTGCAAGGCGGCCAAGTTCGACCGCACCCTGTTCCTGACCTTCGCCGTCCTGATCCTGGGTCCGGAAGCGGACGCCATGGCGCGGGCCAAGGAATATGGCGACCTCTACACCCAGCTGCCGCACGACGCGGCCATGCGGACCCTGCGCTTCTGGCGCATCCGCCGCCAGACCGGCGACGTGCAGGCGGCTTAG
- a CDS encoding glycoside hydrolase family 95 protein, which yields MPHLTRRTALQALSASAALTTAGFSQASPQASEAMRLWYRQPAKEWVEALPVGSGRMGAMVFGGVAVERLQLNENTLWGGGPYDPVNPEAAGALPEIRRLIEAGDYAGATALANAKFMAKPLRQMSYQTLGELKLTFPGLEETATDYLRELDIDGAISRVRFARGDVTFQREVIASAPDQVIAVRLSADRPGAISLDLSFDSPLPAQVQVEGDTLVLNGMNAGLHGIAAALKVDCRVRAVASGGRVGGTGSTLSVTGADEVVLLIAAGTSYRRFDDVSGDPVAANRQRLDKTARKPWTSLLSAHQADHRRLFRKVAVDFGTTAAAQRPTDERIRLSPTVDDPALAALYFQYGRYLLIACSRPDGQPANLQGLWNDKMNPPWGGKFTININTEMNYWPAEPTGLAECVAPLVAMVRDLSITGARTAKAMYGARGWMAHHNTDLWRATAPIDGAKYGVWPTGGAWLCKHLWDHYDYGRDRAYLAQVYPILRDAALFFVDTLVVDPKSGRLVTSPSISPENDHGHGSSLAAGPTMDQAIIRDLFDNAIAAARVLNRDPALAAEFAATRDRLAPYKIGKNGQLQEWMEDWDADAPEQQHRHVSHLYGLYPSEQISIDTTPELAAAAKKTLETRGDLSTGWAIAWRLNLWARLGDGDRAHRILRALLGPERTYPNMFDAHPPFQIDGNFGGASGMAEMVLQSRNGAVHLLPALPSAWPTGSMTGLRARGALGVDVWWREGRLDRAVLKAGIDGPQRVVLGGRTLELKLRRGETRTIRVVDGVLAAS from the coding sequence GTGCCCCACCTGACCCGCCGCACCGCCCTGCAAGCGCTGTCGGCCAGCGCCGCCCTGACCACAGCCGGCTTTTCGCAAGCGTCCCCGCAGGCGAGCGAGGCGATGCGCCTGTGGTACCGCCAGCCGGCCAAGGAATGGGTCGAAGCGCTGCCGGTGGGCTCGGGCCGCATGGGGGCCATGGTGTTCGGGGGCGTCGCGGTCGAACGGCTGCAGCTGAACGAGAACACCCTCTGGGGCGGCGGCCCCTATGACCCGGTAAATCCGGAGGCGGCCGGCGCGCTGCCCGAGATTCGGCGCCTGATCGAGGCCGGCGACTATGCGGGGGCGACGGCCTTGGCGAACGCCAAGTTCATGGCCAAGCCCCTGCGCCAGATGTCGTACCAGACCCTGGGCGAGCTGAAGCTGACCTTCCCCGGTCTGGAGGAAACGGCGACGGACTATCTGCGCGAGCTGGACATCGACGGCGCGATATCGCGCGTGCGGTTCGCCCGTGGCGATGTGACCTTCCAGCGAGAGGTGATCGCCAGCGCCCCGGATCAGGTGATCGCCGTGCGGCTGAGCGCCGACCGGCCGGGCGCGATCTCGCTGGACCTGTCGTTCGACAGCCCCCTGCCCGCGCAGGTGCAGGTCGAGGGCGATACGCTGGTGCTGAACGGCATGAACGCCGGTCTGCACGGTATCGCGGCGGCTTTGAAAGTCGATTGCCGGGTCAGGGCCGTAGCCAGTGGCGGCCGTGTCGGCGGAACGGGATCGACACTGTCGGTGACGGGCGCTGACGAGGTTGTGCTGCTGATCGCGGCGGGAACCAGCTATCGACGGTTTGACGATGTGTCCGGCGATCCGGTCGCCGCCAACCGTCAGCGGCTGGACAAGACCGCCCGAAAGCCGTGGACCAGCCTGCTGAGCGCGCATCAGGCCGATCATCGGCGGCTGTTCCGCAAGGTGGCCGTGGACTTCGGGACCACCGCCGCCGCCCAGCGCCCGACGGACGAGCGGATCCGCCTGTCGCCGACCGTCGACGATCCGGCGCTGGCGGCGCTGTATTTCCAGTACGGGCGCTATCTGCTGATCGCCTGCTCGCGCCCAGACGGCCAGCCGGCCAACCTGCAGGGCCTTTGGAACGACAAGATGAACCCGCCCTGGGGCGGCAAGTTCACCATCAACATCAACACCGAGATGAACTATTGGCCGGCGGAGCCGACGGGTCTGGCCGAGTGCGTCGCGCCGCTGGTGGCCATGGTCCGCGATCTGTCGATCACCGGAGCCCGGACGGCCAAGGCCATGTATGGCGCGCGGGGCTGGATGGCCCACCACAACACCGACCTGTGGCGCGCCACCGCACCTATTGACGGGGCCAAGTACGGCGTGTGGCCGACGGGGGGCGCGTGGCTGTGCAAGCACCTGTGGGACCACTACGACTATGGCCGTGACCGGGCGTATCTTGCGCAGGTCTATCCCATTCTGCGAGACGCGGCCCTGTTCTTCGTGGACACGTTGGTGGTCGATCCCAAGAGCGGGCGGCTGGTGACCAGTCCTTCGATCTCGCCCGAGAACGACCATGGCCATGGCTCGTCCCTGGCGGCGGGCCCGACCATGGATCAGGCCATCATCCGCGACCTGTTCGACAACGCCATCGCCGCCGCCCGCGTCCTGAACCGCGACCCGGCGCTGGCGGCTGAATTCGCGGCCACGCGAGACAGGCTGGCTCCCTACAAGATCGGCAAGAACGGTCAGCTTCAGGAGTGGATGGAGGATTGGGACGCCGACGCGCCCGAGCAGCAGCATCGCCACGTCTCACACCTGTATGGCCTCTATCCGTCCGAACAAATCAGCATCGACACCACGCCCGAACTGGCCGCCGCCGCGAAGAAGACGCTGGAGACCCGCGGCGACCTTTCCACCGGGTGGGCCATCGCGTGGCGACTGAACCTGTGGGCGCGGCTGGGCGACGGGGATCGGGCGCACCGCATCCTGCGCGCCCTGCTGGGACCTGAGCGGACCTATCCCAACATGTTCGACGCTCACCCGCCGTTCCAGATCGACGGCAATTTCGGCGGCGCCTCGGGGATGGCGGAGATGGTGCTGCAGTCGCGGAACGGCGCGGTGCATCTGCTGCCCGCCCTACCCTCGGCCTGGCCCACGGGATCGATGACGGGCCTGAGGGCGCGCGGCGCCTTAGGAGTGGACGTATGGTGGCGCGAAGGCCGCCTGGACCGGGCAGTGCTCAAGGCCGGGATCGACGGTCCCCAGCGGGTCGTGCTGGGCGGCCGTACGCTGGAGCTGAAGCTGCGGCGGGGCGAGACCAGGACCATACGGGTCGTCGATGGGGTCCTGGCCGCCTCCTAG